One part of the Gossypium raimondii isolate GPD5lz chromosome 1, ASM2569854v1, whole genome shotgun sequence genome encodes these proteins:
- the LOC128034084 gene encoding uncharacterized protein LOC128034084 produces the protein MPPRRVNVKTSAQEDGTSSSSLVLPHKVNIPDEGVVPLMEVMIGVFQLIATANPAPAPANPAPWLKGLERILKQMSYSGKEKLGCAVSLLDGEAHRWWNTVRRGTVTDKLTWSYFLEGDIYVVDYEVEFVQLSQYAPELLLFERDRCKRFRFGLNREVRVYLVAQNVKMFDELVERAKVVKDTLVELPHFVVTDSGKRTFDGAPRRRLREGSGFVNLKFGITSAPTRGLGRGKGNERPVGQQIVAHTIATPIESRVPTQVYAIREPEDQDLTDVIAGTFTLPSSLLFFLIDSGSTHSCILSELACKLAILVETIGLGMIIIGSFGDSVVVNKVYRKCLLMIQRHVFFVDLMELLFYGFDVILGMDWLTEHKAKAKKLMGKGCEA, from the exons ATGCCTCCTAGACGTGTTAATGTGAAAACTAGTGCTCAAGAGGATGGTACATCCTCTTCATCTCTTGTACTGCCGCATAAAGTGAACATACCTGATGAGGGTGTAGTCCCTTTGATGGAGGTTATGATAGGAGTGTTTCAGCTGATTGCTACTGCTAACCCTGCTCCTGCACCTGCCAATCCTGCACCG TGGTTGAAGGGACTTGAAAGGATCCTCAAGCAAATGTCCTATTCTGGCAAGGAAAAGCTGGGTTGTGCTGTGTCCTTACTCGACGGTGAGGCTCATCGTTGGTGGAATACGGTTAGGAGAGGTACTGTTACTGATAAATTGACTTGGAGTTACTTTCTTGAG GGTGATATATATGTGGTTGATTATGAGGTTGAGTTTGTGCAACTTAGTCAGTATGCACCTGAGTTGCTTCTTTTTGAGAGGGACCGTTGTAAGAGGTTTCGTTTTGGGCTAAATCGTGAGGTTCGAGTTTATTTGGTAGCTCAGAATGTGAAGATGTTTGATGAGTTGGTTGAGAGAGCTAAAGTAGTTAAGGATACTTTAGTTGAGCTGCCTCATTTTGTGGTTACTGATTCTGGCAAGAGAACTTTTGATGGTGCACCGAGACGACGTCTAAGAGAG GGTTCAGGTTTCGTAAACTTAAAGTTCGGAATCACTTCTGCGCCTACTAGAGGCCTTGGTCGAGGTAAAGGTAATGAGAGACCAGTTGGGCAGCAAATTGTTGCTCATACTATTGCCACACCGATTGAGTCTAGAGTTCCAACTCAAGTTTATGCTATCAGGGAGCCGGAGGATCAGGATCTGACTGATGTTATCGCAGGTACTTTCACTTTGCCGTCttctctattatttttcttaattgattCTGGATCGACGCATTCGTGTATTTTGAGTGAGTTGGCATGTAAGTTAGCAATCCTTGTTGAGACTATTGGTTTGGGTATGATTATCATTGGTTCATTCGGTGATAGTGTGGTAGTGAATAAAGTTTATCGTAAATGCCTTCTTATGATTCAACGACATGTTTTCTTTGTTGATCTTATGGAATTACtgttttatggatttgatgtgatacttggtatggattggttaactgaGCATAAGGCTAAG GCTAAGAAGTTGATGGGAAAAGGTTGTGAGGCTTAG